The following are encoded together in the Salmonella enterica subsp. enterica serovar Choleraesuis genome:
- a CDS encoding UPF0345 protein — MLQSNEYFSGKVKSIGFTSSGTGRASVGVMEQGEYTFSTAQAEEMTVISGALNVLLPGETEWRLYEPGQQFNVGPHSEFHLEVAEPTSYLCRYL; from the coding sequence ATGCTTCAGAGTAATGAATATTTTTCCGGGAAGGTAAAATCGATTGGCTTTACCAGCAGCGGTACGGGTCGGGCCAGCGTCGGCGTGATGGAGCAGGGTGAATACACGTTTTCAACCGCCCAGGCTGAAGAGATGACGGTAATAAGTGGGGCGCTAAATGTTCTGCTACCTGGAGAGACAGAGTGGCGTTTGTACGAACCCGGCCAGCAGTTTAACGTGGGCCCGCACAGCGAATTTCATTTAGAGGTAGCTGAACCTACCAGCTACCTCTGCCGCTATTTGTAA
- the aroM gene encoding hypothetical protein, giving the protein MNASMAILTIGIVPDSGIIPRLIPDAGDADVSCISLLGSRSRAHVLAEYAPQANEQTLYTTLEDGQLIALSHSKIERDLQGIIEVLEHQGVEVIWLMTLASFSRLSATNAVLLEPQRLIPPLVASIVDGHQIGVLLPFSELQESQAAKWQALATPPVYATWNALVDDEAALLAAGKELLANGAEVLVLDCPGYQPADCETLEQHLDMPVLLSSGLMARLAQELLI; this is encoded by the coding sequence ATGAACGCTTCCATGGCCATTCTCACCATCGGTATTGTTCCTGACAGCGGGATAATACCTCGCTTAATTCCTGACGCGGGCGATGCCGATGTTAGCTGTATCAGTCTGCTCGGCTCACGCAGTCGGGCGCATGTGCTGGCGGAATACGCACCGCAGGCTAATGAACAAACCCTCTACACCACGCTCGAAGACGGTCAGCTTATTGCGCTGTCCCACTCTAAAATCGAGCGCGATTTGCAGGGGATTATCGAAGTACTGGAACACCAGGGTGTCGAGGTTATTTGGTTGATGACGCTCGCCAGTTTTAGCCGCTTGTCGGCGACTAATGCCGTGCTTCTGGAGCCGCAACGCCTTATTCCACCGCTGGTGGCATCGATTGTTGATGGGCATCAGATAGGTGTGTTGCTGCCTTTTAGTGAATTGCAGGAGTCGCAGGCGGCTAAATGGCAAGCTTTGGCGACGCCACCGGTATATGCAACCTGGAATGCGCTGGTGGATGACGAAGCGGCGCTACTGGCTGCCGGTAAAGAGCTGCTGGCTAATGGTGCCGAGGTGCTGGTGCTCGACTGTCCGGGCTATCAGCCCGCAGATTGTGAAACTCTGGAGCAGCACTTAGATATGCCGGTGCTCCTTTCCAGTGGGCTAATGGCCCGGCTGGCTCAGGAACTTTTGATTTGA
- the yaiA gene encoding hypothetical protein, with translation MASKPEYPRSARIVKVEKGQPGRGEIWYQLRADHPHPDALIGEYPDEQQARDALERYSDPTKK, from the coding sequence ATGGCAAGTAAACCGGAATACCCTCGTAGTGCGCGCATTGTCAAAGTTGAAAAAGGGCAGCCGGGCCGCGGTGAAATTTGGTACCAGCTTCGCGCCGACCACCCGCACCCTGACGCTTTAATTGGCGAATATCCCGATGAGCAGCAGGCCAGAGATGCCTTAGAGAGATACTCTGACCCCACAAAGAAATAG